From a single Streptomyces misionensis genomic region:
- a CDS encoding DUF2267 domain-containing protein produces the protein MRLAEFLTRVQDRGEYRSQEEAEHVSEAVLWTLATRISPQEADGLAARLPAPLDEALHRDRGCAETFGREEFLRRVAQQTGARPRTAEWDVGAVLSTVADVVSGGELDDLLSRLPDGYAELFGKPEPG, from the coding sequence GTGCGACTGGCGGAGTTTCTGACCCGGGTCCAGGACCGCGGGGAGTACCGGAGCCAGGAGGAGGCCGAGCACGTGAGCGAGGCCGTGCTGTGGACGCTCGCCACGCGGATCAGCCCTCAGGAGGCCGACGGACTGGCCGCCCGGCTGCCCGCGCCGCTGGACGAGGCCCTGCACCGGGACCGGGGATGCGCCGAGACCTTCGGCCGCGAGGAGTTCCTGCGGCGCGTCGCCCAGCAGACCGGCGCCCGGCCGCGTACGGCGGAGTGGGACGTGGGCGCGGTGCTGTCCACCGTCGCCGACGTGGTCTCCGGCGGCGAGCTGGACGATCTGCTGTCCCGGCTGCCGGACGGCTACGCGGAGCTGTTCGGCAAGCCCGAACCCGGGTGA
- the ctaD gene encoding cytochrome c oxidase subunit I gives MSILNEPKGPADTYDSEVPVRRKHPGHVVVKWLTTTDHKTIGTLYLATSFAFFLLGGLLALIMRAELARPGLQIVSKEQFNQAFTMHGTVMLLMFATPLFSGFTNWIMPLQIGAPDVAFPRLNMFAYWLYLFGSLIAVAGFITPDGAADFGWFAYAPLHNEVYSPGVGASVWFMGLAFSGFGTILGSVNFITTIICMRAPGMTMFRMPIFVWNVLLTSVLVLFAFPVLAAALFGAEADRIFGSHIFDAANGGALLWQHLFWFFGHPEVYIIALPFFGIVSEVIPVFSRKPMFGYMGLIAATISIAGLSITVWAHHMFVTGGVLLPFFSFMSFLIAVPTGVKFFNWIGTMWKGSLSFETPMLWSAGFLVTFLFGGLTGVLLASPPMDFHVSDSYFVVAHFHYVVFGTVVFAMFAGFHFWWPKFTGKMLDERLGKITFWTLFVGFHTTFLVQHWLGAEGMPRRYADYLAADGFTALNTVSTIGSFLLGLSMLPFLYNVWKTARFGVPVGVDDPWGYGRSLEWATSCPPPRHNFLTLPRVRSESPAFDLHHPDIALAEAEAHSAL, from the coding sequence GTGAGCATTCTGAACGAGCCCAAGGGGCCGGCCGACACTTACGACAGTGAAGTCCCGGTGCGGCGCAAGCATCCGGGCCATGTCGTGGTGAAGTGGCTGACGACCACCGATCACAAGACGATCGGCACGCTGTACCTGGCGACGTCGTTCGCGTTCTTCCTCCTCGGTGGTCTGCTGGCGCTCATCATGCGCGCCGAACTCGCCCGGCCCGGACTGCAGATCGTCTCCAAGGAGCAGTTCAACCAGGCGTTCACCATGCACGGCACGGTCATGCTGCTGATGTTCGCGACGCCCCTGTTCTCCGGCTTCACCAACTGGATCATGCCGCTGCAGATCGGCGCCCCCGACGTGGCGTTCCCGCGGCTGAACATGTTCGCGTACTGGCTGTACCTGTTCGGCTCGCTGATCGCGGTGGCCGGCTTCATCACCCCGGACGGCGCGGCCGACTTCGGCTGGTTCGCCTACGCCCCCCTGCACAACGAGGTGTACTCGCCCGGTGTCGGCGCGAGCGTGTGGTTCATGGGTCTGGCCTTCTCGGGCTTCGGGACCATCCTCGGCTCGGTCAACTTCATCACCACGATCATCTGCATGCGCGCCCCGGGCATGACGATGTTCCGGATGCCGATCTTCGTGTGGAACGTGCTGCTGACCAGCGTCCTGGTCCTGTTCGCCTTCCCGGTGCTGGCCGCCGCGCTCTTCGGCGCGGAGGCGGACCGCATCTTCGGGTCCCACATCTTCGACGCGGCCAACGGCGGCGCGCTGCTGTGGCAGCACCTCTTCTGGTTCTTCGGCCATCCCGAGGTGTACATCATCGCCCTGCCGTTCTTCGGCATCGTCTCCGAGGTCATCCCGGTCTTCTCGCGCAAGCCGATGTTCGGCTACATGGGTCTGATCGCGGCGACGATCTCCATCGCGGGGCTGTCCATCACCGTGTGGGCGCACCACATGTTCGTCACCGGCGGGGTGCTGCTGCCGTTCTTCTCCTTCATGTCCTTCCTGATCGCGGTGCCGACCGGGGTGAAGTTCTTCAACTGGATCGGCACCATGTGGAAGGGCTCGCTGTCCTTCGAGACGCCGATGCTGTGGTCGGCGGGCTTCCTCGTCACGTTCCTCTTCGGCGGCCTGACCGGGGTGCTCCTGGCCTCCCCGCCGATGGACTTCCACGTCTCGGACTCCTACTTCGTGGTGGCCCACTTCCACTACGTGGTCTTCGGCACGGTCGTGTTCGCCATGTTCGCCGGATTCCACTTCTGGTGGCCGAAGTTCACCGGCAAGATGCTGGACGAGCGCCTCGGCAAGATCACCTTCTGGACGCTGTTCGTCGGCTTCCACACCACCTTCCTGGTGCAGCACTGGCTGGGCGCCGAGGGCATGCCGCGCCGCTACGCGGACTACCTGGCGGCCGACGGCTTCACCGCGTTGAACACGGTGTCCACCATCGGTTCGTTCCTGCTGGGCCTGTCGATGCTGCCGTTCCTCTACAACGTCTGGAAGACGGCCCGGTTCGGCGTGCCGGTCGGTGTGGACGACCCGTGGGGCTACGGCCGTTCGCTGGAGTGGGCGACCTCCTGCCCGCCGCCGCGCCACAACTTCCTGACCTTGCCGCGGGTCCGCAGCGAATCCCCGGCGTTCGACCTGCACCACCCCGACATCGCGCTGGCCGAGGCCGAGGCCCACAGCGCGCTCTGA
- a CDS encoding molybdopterin-dependent oxidoreductase — translation MRDPHRFPASPGFWRSSVRGPRFTAVLGLVLLAGVTVLFVTGLVSYAAYNPNLSRVNDTTPDKGLLGFYLFAWPTGPVWLYRLTQGVHVTLGLTLIPVLLAKLWSVVPRLFTLPPARSLAHALERLSLLLLVGGALFEFTTGVLNIQLDYVFPGSFYPLHFYGAWVFFAAFLAHAALKLPTAVRAVRGRPDEGGGDAGSLVSPRPAPPTVSRRGALGLVGGGSLLLFLTTVGQSLGGPLRRTALLAPRGPADPNGGPSGFQINKTAAYAGITPADTHEDAWRLVVTGRTGTVRLSRARLLQLPQHSVSLPIACVEGWSTADQWWRGVRLRDLAALVGHDGVPPDVLVESLQRHGAFRRAALRANQVADPRSLLALHVNGAELSADHGHPARVIVPAAPGVLNTKWVARLTFGNLR, via the coding sequence ATGCGCGACCCCCACCGGTTCCCCGCCTCCCCAGGCTTCTGGCGCAGCTCCGTGCGCGGCCCCCGGTTCACCGCCGTGCTCGGCCTCGTGCTGCTCGCCGGCGTCACCGTGCTGTTCGTCACCGGGCTGGTGTCGTACGCCGCCTACAACCCGAACCTGTCCCGGGTGAACGACACCACCCCGGACAAGGGCCTGCTGGGCTTCTACCTCTTCGCCTGGCCGACCGGCCCGGTGTGGCTGTACCGGCTCACCCAGGGCGTCCACGTCACGCTCGGCCTCACCCTGATCCCCGTCCTGCTGGCCAAACTCTGGTCGGTGGTGCCCCGGCTGTTCACCCTGCCGCCGGCCCGCTCGCTCGCCCACGCCCTGGAACGGCTGTCGCTGTTGCTGCTGGTCGGCGGCGCGCTGTTCGAGTTCACCACCGGAGTGCTCAACATCCAACTGGACTACGTCTTCCCCGGCTCCTTCTACCCGCTGCACTTCTACGGCGCCTGGGTCTTCTTCGCCGCCTTCCTCGCCCACGCGGCCCTGAAGCTGCCGACGGCGGTGCGGGCCGTCAGAGGGCGGCCGGACGAAGGCGGCGGCGACGCTGGCTCCCTGGTCTCGCCGCGCCCCGCCCCGCCGACCGTCTCCCGGCGCGGCGCGCTCGGCCTGGTCGGCGGCGGCTCGCTGCTGCTGTTCCTCACCACGGTCGGGCAGAGCCTGGGCGGACCGCTGCGCCGCACGGCCCTGCTCGCGCCGCGCGGCCCGGCGGACCCGAACGGCGGCCCCAGCGGCTTCCAGATCAACAAGACGGCCGCGTACGCCGGAATCACCCCGGCCGACACCCACGAGGACGCCTGGCGCCTCGTCGTCACCGGCCGCACCGGCACCGTCCGGCTCAGCCGGGCCCGGCTGCTCCAACTGCCTCAGCACAGCGTCTCGTTGCCGATCGCCTGCGTGGAGGGCTGGTCGACCGCCGACCAGTGGTGGCGCGGGGTGCGGCTGCGCGACCTCGCCGCGCTCGTCGGACACGACGGCGTCCCGCCGGACGTGCTCGTGGAATCCCTGCAACGGCACGGCGCGTTCCGCCGCGCGGCCCTGCGCGCCAACCAGGTGGCCGATCCCCGCTCCCTGCTCGCGCTCCACGTCAACGGCGCGGAACTCTCCGCCGACCACGGCCACCCCGCACGCGTCATCGTGCCCGCGGCGCCCGGCGTGCTCAACACCAAGTGGGTGGCCCGGCTGACCTTCGGGAACCTGCGATGA
- a CDS encoding TIGR04282 family arsenosugar biosynthesis glycosyltransferase: MTALLVIAKEPRAGRVKTRLTPPFTPAEAAGLAEAALVDTLCAVAAAPASRRVLVLDGTPGAWLPPGFEVLPQCAGGLDERLADAFAHCDGPALLIGMDTPQVTPDLLAVDFADCDAFLGPAEDGGFWALGLAEPDPALLRGVPMSTPVTGAAQRERLLAAGLRVRELPRLRDVDVAADARAVAALAPHGRFAARLARCAPASRR, encoded by the coding sequence GTGACCGCCTTGCTGGTGATCGCCAAGGAGCCGCGCGCCGGGCGGGTCAAGACGCGGCTGACCCCGCCGTTCACCCCGGCCGAGGCGGCGGGGCTGGCCGAGGCGGCGCTCGTCGACACCCTGTGCGCGGTGGCGGCGGCGCCCGCGTCCCGGCGGGTCCTGGTCCTGGACGGGACGCCGGGCGCCTGGCTGCCGCCGGGCTTCGAGGTGCTGCCGCAGTGCGCGGGCGGCCTGGACGAGCGGCTGGCGGACGCCTTCGCGCACTGCGACGGCCCGGCTCTGCTGATCGGCATGGACACCCCGCAGGTGACCCCGGACCTGCTCGCCGTGGACTTCGCGGACTGCGACGCCTTTCTGGGCCCGGCCGAGGACGGCGGCTTCTGGGCGCTGGGCCTGGCCGAGCCCGACCCGGCGCTGCTGCGGGGCGTGCCCATGTCGACGCCCGTGACCGGTGCCGCGCAGCGCGAGCGGCTGCTCGCGGCGGGGCTGCGGGTGCGGGAGCTGCCCCGGCTGCGGGACGTCGATGTCGCCGCCGACGCCCGCGCCGTCGCCGCGCTCGCCCCGCACGGCCGGTTCGCCGCCCGGCTGGCCCGGTGCGCCCCGGCGTCCCGGCGCTGA
- a CDS encoding cytochrome C oxidase subunit I has product MSELAQGGTGGELGNEVEGYLLWQARIAEAEQRAREFVRPMEWLTSAQRADVEQCYVADSLLRARKDLERIAARCTSLRAEYEHRYEELRRRCVGWTLAVCAGCAALAALLLLV; this is encoded by the coding sequence GTGAGCGAACTGGCGCAGGGGGGAACCGGCGGGGAACTGGGCAACGAGGTGGAGGGGTACCTGCTCTGGCAGGCGCGGATCGCGGAGGCCGAGCAGCGTGCCCGGGAGTTCGTACGCCCCATGGAGTGGCTGACGAGCGCGCAGCGCGCGGACGTCGAGCAGTGCTACGTGGCGGACAGTCTGCTGCGCGCGCGGAAGGACCTGGAGCGGATCGCGGCCCGGTGCACGTCGCTGCGTGCCGAGTACGAGCACCGCTACGAGGAGCTGCGGCGGCGCTGCGTGGGCTGGACGCTGGCCGTGTGCGCGGGCTGCGCCGCGCTGGCGGCGCTGCTGCTGCTCGTGTGA
- a CDS encoding MMPL family transporter — protein sequence MFRRIGAAVVRHPVWTIVAWLIAAVAIVATAPGLPSNSDESSFLPKSYESIKAADLQQKAFPSAFTPSAIALYQRTDGGRLTAADQKDIARITTELGEKKIDQVQKVVPGPPSKDGRYALTLVQMDSKNAGQPKQADAAKTLRDDVKQLAKGTHLDVKLGGSAAQALDQQDSSKRGQALIGFGTFAIILVTLLIIFRAPILAVLPLVLIGLVSAVANGLIAYATKLFGLQANSSISSILIVVLFGVGTDYFLFLMFRYRERLRAGDEPKEAMVNAVGRVGEAIASAAGAVIIAFLALVLSTLGFLKQMGPALAIAVAATLVAGLTLIPAVVSLIGPKVFWPSKSWQKEPENARFAALGRAVRRRPALTAVASGLVLLALSAGTLGYKATFDLASGSMPKTKESMVVQDQMQKAYSAGAAAPTDVYLSSTDGKPLDKSGFAAYSRKLGSVDGVAAVRMSQLNKDGTTADFTVTLKYEASTDQAIDAVQRVRDAAHTGAPAGTEALVGGMSSIYKDIDTAVNHDYRTVFPVAAVLIMVILGLLLRSVVAPWYLMASVGLGFGATLGATVWIFQKGEGHSGLMFMLPVIMYLFVVAIGTDYNILMIARLREEAREGREPREAAGMALRHAGPTVAAAGFILAATFATMMLAGNSLLTEMGFAVSFGIAIAAFVMAMFFTPSLTALIGHAAWWPGHGDRAEQDPAARAAAGSGQLPDARDASAHDPAGRGR from the coding sequence ATGTTCCGACGTATTGGCGCTGCCGTCGTCCGGCACCCGGTCTGGACGATCGTGGCATGGCTGATCGCCGCGGTGGCGATCGTCGCCACCGCCCCGGGCCTGCCCTCGAACAGTGACGAGAGCAGTTTTCTGCCCAAGAGCTACGAGTCGATCAAAGCCGCGGACCTCCAGCAGAAGGCGTTCCCCAGCGCCTTCACGCCGTCCGCGATCGCGCTCTACCAGCGCACCGACGGCGGCCGGCTGACCGCCGCCGACCAGAAGGACATCGCCCGGATCACCACCGAACTGGGCGAGAAGAAGATCGATCAGGTGCAGAAGGTGGTCCCCGGCCCGCCGTCGAAGGACGGCAGGTACGCCCTGACCCTGGTCCAGATGGACAGCAAGAACGCCGGCCAGCCCAAACAGGCCGACGCGGCCAAGACGTTGCGCGACGACGTCAAGCAACTGGCCAAGGGCACCCACCTCGACGTCAAGCTGGGCGGGTCGGCCGCACAGGCCCTCGACCAGCAGGACTCCTCCAAGCGCGGCCAGGCGCTGATCGGCTTCGGCACCTTCGCCATCATCCTGGTGACCCTGCTGATCATCTTCCGGGCGCCCATCCTGGCCGTCCTGCCCCTGGTCCTGATCGGCCTGGTGTCGGCCGTCGCCAACGGGCTGATCGCCTACGCCACCAAGCTCTTCGGCCTCCAGGCCAACAGCTCCATCTCCTCGATCCTGATCGTGGTCCTCTTCGGCGTCGGCACGGACTACTTCCTGTTCCTGATGTTCCGTTACCGCGAACGCCTGCGGGCCGGCGACGAGCCCAAGGAGGCCATGGTCAACGCGGTCGGCCGGGTCGGCGAGGCCATCGCCTCCGCCGCCGGGGCGGTCATCATCGCCTTCCTCGCGCTGGTCCTGTCCACACTGGGCTTCCTCAAGCAGATGGGCCCCGCGCTCGCCATCGCGGTGGCCGCCACCCTGGTCGCGGGCCTGACCCTGATCCCGGCCGTGGTCTCGCTGATCGGCCCCAAGGTCTTCTGGCCCTCCAAGTCCTGGCAGAAGGAGCCGGAGAACGCCCGGTTCGCCGCGCTCGGCCGCGCGGTGCGGCGCCGTCCCGCGCTGACCGCCGTCGCCTCCGGACTCGTCCTGCTCGCCCTGTCGGCCGGCACCCTCGGCTACAAGGCCACCTTCGACCTGGCCTCGGGCTCGATGCCCAAGACCAAGGAGTCGATGGTCGTCCAGGACCAGATGCAGAAGGCGTACTCGGCGGGCGCCGCCGCGCCCACCGACGTCTACCTCTCCAGCACCGACGGAAAGCCGCTGGACAAGAGCGGCTTCGCCGCCTACTCGCGCAAGCTCGGCTCGGTGGACGGCGTCGCGGCCGTCCGGATGAGCCAGCTCAACAAGGACGGCACCACCGCCGACTTCACCGTGACCCTCAAGTACGAGGCGTCCACGGACCAGGCGATCGACGCCGTGCAGCGGGTGCGCGACGCCGCGCACACGGGCGCGCCCGCCGGCACCGAGGCGCTGGTCGGCGGCATGTCCTCGATCTACAAGGACATCGACACGGCGGTCAACCACGACTACCGCACGGTGTTCCCCGTCGCCGCCGTCCTCATCATGGTCATCCTCGGTCTGCTGCTGCGCAGCGTGGTGGCCCCCTGGTACCTGATGGCCTCGGTGGGCCTCGGCTTCGGTGCCACCCTGGGCGCCACGGTGTGGATCTTCCAGAAGGGGGAGGGGCACTCCGGCCTGATGTTCATGCTCCCGGTGATCATGTATCTCTTCGTGGTCGCCATCGGCACGGACTACAACATCCTCATGATCGCCCGGCTGCGGGAGGAGGCCCGCGAGGGCCGCGAACCGCGCGAGGCGGCCGGCATGGCGCTGCGGCACGCCGGGCCGACGGTCGCCGCGGCCGGCTTCATCCTGGCGGCCACCTTCGCCACGATGATGCTGGCGGGCAACTCGCTGCTCACGGAGATGGGTTTCGCGGTCTCGTTCGGCATCGCGATCGCCGCGTTCGTCATGGCGATGTTCTTCACCCCGAGCCTCACCGCGCTCATCGGCCACGCGGCCTGGTGGCCGGGCCACGGCGACCGCGCCGAGCAGGACCCGGCCGCCCGGGCCGCGGCCGGCTCCGGGCAGCTGCCGGATGCCCGTGACGCCTCAGCCCACGACCCTGCGGGCCGCGGCCGCTGA
- a CDS encoding dienelactone hydrolase family protein has product MISEMVLVRMEDAALHGDLVVPAPSRAVVLFAHGNGSSRHSTRNRTVAAELRTAGFGTLLLDLLNEREERHDALNAGHRYDIPLLTRRLVGAIDWLAEQPDTRGVPIVLFGAGTGTAAALTAAAERPERVLTVVSRDGRPELAGDALERVEVPVLLIVGGDDHEMLRLNEEATRRLRAPHHLHVVPRATHLFEDPRALAQVAEVTRRWCAQRLRTPQPHGQG; this is encoded by the coding sequence ATGATCTCCGAGATGGTTCTCGTCCGCATGGAGGACGCCGCGCTCCACGGCGACCTCGTGGTCCCCGCACCGTCGCGCGCGGTGGTGCTGTTCGCGCACGGCAACGGCAGCTCCCGGCACAGCACCCGCAACCGGACCGTCGCCGCCGAGCTGCGCACCGCCGGGTTCGGCACCCTGCTGCTCGACCTGCTCAACGAGCGCGAGGAGCGGCACGACGCGCTCAACGCCGGGCACCGCTACGACATCCCGCTGCTCACCCGGCGGCTCGTGGGGGCGATCGACTGGCTCGCGGAGCAGCCCGACACCCGGGGCGTCCCCATCGTGCTGTTCGGCGCCGGCACCGGCACCGCCGCGGCCCTGACGGCCGCCGCGGAACGCCCGGAACGGGTGCTGACCGTGGTCTCGCGGGACGGGCGGCCCGAGCTGGCGGGCGACGCGCTGGAGCGGGTGGAGGTCCCGGTGCTGCTGATCGTGGGCGGGGACGACCACGAGATGCTGCGGCTGAACGAGGAGGCCACCCGGCGGCTGCGGGCCCCGCACCATCTGCACGTGGTCCCCCGGGCCACCCATCTGTTCGAGGACCCGCGCGCGCTGGCCCAGGTCGCCGAGGTCACCCGCCGGTGGTGCGCCCAGCGGCTGCGCACGCCGCAGCCGCACGGGCAGGGCTGA
- a CDS encoding mannosyltransferase family protein has translation MSTFSPQRRDPSVPERPGLPAPGERGRWGCPPGARRALALFGAVRLAGAALVVAVNVLTGRSVLKGLAHSWDSVWYLHIATHGYGTRVHITDAGAVQTDWAFFPLYPALIRAFDHVPLLSPGVAALLIAWTATALAALGVYAIGYRLHGRAVATAMVALWAVLPHSVVLTLAYTEPLFIALAVWSLYALLDHRWLTAGVLAGLAGLTRPNGYAAAAAVLGVAALEVVRRRGRVPWGLWAGACAAPLGWTAYLLLVGHRTGDLLHGYFQVQSAWESRFDLGLGTLRFLATMPLFDGGIVYPVALAVVAAGVLLFGLLCRDRAPLALVLFTAALLLPVVAVSGPFESKPRFLLPAFPLLIPAAQALVRMRRTNPDGALRLCWTLAGFSLLYGTYVATFANHSP, from the coding sequence GTGAGTACGTTCTCCCCGCAGCGCCGCGACCCCTCCGTCCCCGAACGGCCCGGTCTTCCCGCCCCGGGAGAACGCGGACGGTGGGGCTGCCCGCCCGGGGCGCGGCGGGCCCTCGCGCTGTTCGGCGCGGTCCGGCTGGCCGGGGCGGCGCTCGTGGTCGCGGTGAACGTGCTCACCGGCCGTTCGGTGCTCAAGGGCCTGGCGCACTCCTGGGACTCCGTCTGGTACCTGCACATCGCCACGCACGGCTACGGCACCCGGGTGCACATCACCGACGCGGGCGCGGTGCAGACCGACTGGGCGTTCTTCCCCCTCTACCCGGCGCTCATCCGGGCGTTCGACCACGTCCCCCTGCTGTCGCCGGGCGTGGCGGCGCTGCTGATCGCCTGGACCGCGACCGCGCTGGCCGCCCTCGGCGTCTACGCGATCGGGTACCGGCTGCACGGCCGGGCGGTGGCCACCGCCATGGTCGCCCTGTGGGCGGTGCTGCCGCACTCGGTCGTCCTCACCCTCGCCTACACCGAGCCCCTGTTCATCGCGCTCGCCGTGTGGTCCTTGTACGCCCTGCTGGACCACCGCTGGCTGACGGCCGGCGTGCTGGCCGGGCTGGCGGGCCTGACCCGGCCCAACGGCTACGCGGCGGCCGCCGCGGTGCTCGGCGTGGCGGCGCTGGAGGTCGTGCGGCGGCGCGGCCGGGTGCCCTGGGGCCTGTGGGCCGGCGCCTGCGCGGCCCCGCTCGGCTGGACGGCGTACCTGCTGCTGGTCGGGCACCGCACGGGCGACCTGCTGCACGGCTACTTCCAGGTGCAGAGCGCCTGGGAGTCCCGGTTCGACCTGGGCCTTGGCACCCTGCGGTTCCTCGCGACGATGCCGCTGTTCGACGGCGGGATCGTCTACCCGGTGGCGCTGGCGGTGGTCGCGGCGGGCGTCCTCCTGTTCGGGCTGCTGTGCCGGGACCGGGCGCCGCTGGCCCTGGTGCTGTTCACCGCCGCGCTGCTGCTGCCGGTGGTGGCGGTGTCGGGTCCCTTCGAGTCCAAGCCGCGCTTCCTGCTGCCCGCCTTCCCGCTGCTGATCCCCGCGGCCCAGGCCCTCGTGCGGATGCGTCGCACCAATCCCGACGGCGCGCTGCGGCTGTGCTGGACCCTCGCCGGTTTCTCGCTGCTGTACGGCACGTACGTGGCGACCTTCGCCAATCACTCGCCCTGA
- a CDS encoding MBL fold metallo-hydrolase — MDGWYVDDRCTNCDVARQLAPDLIGEEDGRSRILRQPRTEEEVRRLHAAVFACPTRSIRPAAGSADQRLDPFPLRLDDTVLLCGHNSRRTAGANAYLLRRPSGALMMIDTPRWAPALADRYAALGRITEVLLTHRDHAAHGRRYADRFGARLWIHEGDLDAAPDADRVVRGLDPVEVGEGVTVQPLPGHTRGSVLYLADDRYCFSGDSFYWSRALADLTVAHSVTWYSIEELAASLARTAAGLRFEWVLPGHGDRMRLPADEMSRRLLALAQRTRSLRQEPIDFTAVRW, encoded by the coding sequence GTGGACGGCTGGTACGTCGACGACCGCTGCACCAACTGCGACGTGGCCCGGCAACTGGCGCCGGACCTGATCGGCGAGGAGGACGGCAGGTCCCGGATCCTGCGGCAGCCGCGCACCGAGGAGGAGGTCCGGCGCCTGCACGCCGCCGTCTTCGCCTGCCCCACCCGCTCGATCCGCCCGGCCGCCGGATCCGCCGACCAGCGCCTCGACCCGTTCCCGCTGCGCCTGGACGACACCGTGCTGCTCTGCGGCCACAACTCACGGCGGACCGCGGGCGCCAACGCGTATCTGCTGCGCCGCCCCTCCGGCGCCCTCATGATGATCGACACCCCGCGCTGGGCGCCCGCCCTGGCCGACCGCTACGCGGCCCTCGGACGGATCACCGAGGTGCTGCTCACCCACCGCGACCACGCCGCCCACGGCCGCCGCTACGCCGACCGGTTCGGCGCCCGGCTGTGGATCCACGAGGGCGACCTCGACGCCGCGCCCGACGCGGACCGGGTGGTCCGCGGGCTCGACCCGGTGGAGGTGGGCGAGGGCGTCACCGTGCAGCCGCTGCCCGGACACACCCGGGGCAGCGTGCTCTACCTCGCGGACGACCGCTACTGCTTCAGCGGCGACAGCTTCTACTGGTCGCGGGCGCTCGCCGACCTGACCGTCGCGCACAGCGTGACCTGGTACTCCATCGAGGAACTGGCCGCCTCCCTGGCCCGCACCGCCGCCGGCCTGCGCTTCGAATGGGTGCTGCCGGGCCACGGCGACCGGATGCGGCTGCCCGCCGACGAGATGTCCCGCCGCCTGCTCGCGCTGGCGCAGCGCACCCGCTCGCTGCGCCAGGAGCCCATCGACTTCACGGCCGTACGGTGGTAG
- a CDS encoding ScbR family autoregulator-binding transcription factor translates to MAQQERAVRTRRAVLEAAAAVFAERGYAAATIAEILNRAGVTKGALYFHFDSKAALARGVLQEQISTEYHVPRELKLQEWVDAGMTLADRLPREPLLLAGVRLSADLRGRNVFGSAWPAWAEFTAARLAEAKSRGEVLAHVVPEESAQVFLGAWTGVQLVSQALADWADLDERMAALFDHLLPAIAVPSVLDRLDTAPDRGARVIAEVRGRSRTALAGMRA, encoded by the coding sequence ATGGCTCAGCAGGAGCGAGCTGTCCGGACCCGACGCGCCGTCCTCGAAGCCGCCGCCGCGGTCTTCGCCGAGCGCGGCTACGCGGCGGCCACCATCGCCGAGATCCTCAACCGGGCCGGTGTCACCAAGGGCGCCCTGTACTTCCACTTCGACTCCAAGGCGGCCCTCGCCCGGGGCGTGCTCCAGGAACAGATTTCGACGGAGTACCACGTCCCCCGCGAACTGAAGCTCCAGGAGTGGGTGGACGCGGGCATGACGCTCGCCGACCGGCTGCCCCGCGAACCCCTGCTGCTGGCCGGCGTCCGGCTGTCGGCCGACCTCCGGGGCCGGAACGTCTTCGGCAGCGCCTGGCCCGCCTGGGCCGAGTTCACCGCGGCCCGGCTGGCGGAGGCCAAGTCCAGGGGCGAGGTGCTGGCGCACGTGGTGCCCGAGGAGTCCGCGCAGGTCTTCCTCGGCGCGTGGACCGGAGTGCAACTGGTCTCCCAGGCCCTCGCCGACTGGGCCGATCTGGACGAGCGCATGGCGGCGCTCTTCGACCACCTGCTCCCGGCCATCGCCGTTCCGTCCGTCCTGGACCGGCTCGACACCGCCCCGGACCGGGGCGCCCGGGTGATCGCCGAGGTGCGCGGCCGGTCCCGCACCGCCCTGGCCGGCATGCGGGCCTGA